Genomic segment of Coffea arabica cultivar ET-39 chromosome 1e, Coffea Arabica ET-39 HiFi, whole genome shotgun sequence:
AAGTCAATCATCTTCTTCTCATGGATTGAAACTAGCAACTGACTTGATCAATACTTCTAGTGAATCTAAAGAAGAGATTGAAATCATGGCGAACGAGAAAACTTTGGGAGAATTAGTTGCACCAGATTTAAATCAACAACCTCTTTGCATAACATATCTTTCTCTAGATGTACCATTTGAATTAAAATCTAGTCCTATTCATTTACTTCCTTCTTTTCATGGGTTTCCAAGTGAAGATCCTTACAACCACCTCAAAGAATTTCATGCACGTGTTTGAGTATGAAGCCTCAAGGTATCACTAAAGAACAAATTAAATTAAGAgcttttccattttccttttgctGATAAAGCTAAGGAGTGGCTTTATTATTTGCCTTCTGGACCAATCACCACTTAGACTAAAATACATGCGTagtttcttgagaaattttccCCACCTCCCGAGCTGCAAAAAATATTAGGAAAGATATATGTGGAATTAGACGATTCAATGGAGAGACCTTGCATGATATTGGGAAAGATTGAAACAATTATGTGCAATTTCTTCTCATCATCAAATCCAAACCAGTTTCTTATCTAGTACTTTTACGAGGGATTAGCATCaacaaatagaaaaataattgaTGCTACTAGTGGATGAGCGTTAGCAAATAAAACGTCCACAAAAACAAGAAGAGCGATTTCAAGTATGACAGCCAATGCTCAACAATTTGGTGATAGACAGAATTTCATCTCTAGAAAGTAAATGAGATAAGTGCTTCTTCAATTGAACAAACATTAGATTCTCTGAGATCTGTTGTGGAAAAGTTGGTGATAGGGCAAGTACAACAAGCTAAAACATATGGAATTTGCTTTGTTTCGAGTCATCCAACTAATATGTGCCCCATACTCCAAGATGATTCTAAGGAATACACAAGTGCATTTAGAGAATTTTCAAGCCCACATCAAAGGTGCTATGATCCTTATTCAAACACCTACAATTCAAGGTAGAAGAATCATTTGAATTTTAGTTATGCAGCAAGGCTATCAGATTTTCAACAATAGCAATATCAACCTAGGCCACCAATTCAATAGCAGCAAACATCTTCTAAACAAGGTATGTCCCTTGAAAATATTGTTAAATCATTAGCTACTAACATGGAACAATTTCAAAATCTAGAGAATCAAATAAGCCAACTGGCATCTACAGTGAATCGATTAGAGTCTCAAGTTTTGAGAAAACTACCTTTATAGACTATTGTTAATCCGAAACAAAATGCTAGTGCTATTACATTGAGAAGTGACAAAGAATTGTATGAGCATAGCAAGAGAGTATTCGAGTAAGCAATtaagaaagaaattgaaaaaaaaaaaggaatggtGCCCCAACCTCAAGCTTCGCAACAGTGAAAAGGGCATAgatcactacaagaaatttggccttTTGTGACAACATTCTCAGTGACAACAGAGAAACTAGTCACAATTGAGAAGATTCCGTGGCGACTTTTGATGTCGTCATAGTTGACTGTGGGTACACTCGTCAACAGTGACAACATCGGATAAGTCATCACAATATGGATGGTGCGCAACTAGCCGGTGTGGCGGGAGATCACCATTGTGACGACTGGTAAATAGGTTGTCACTTGAAATAGGTCCTATAGTGACAACTTAAAATGTCATCACAACATGGTTGCCTGCTCAGAATTAATGACAACAACTAGTTGTCACTGTTCAAAGTGTTTGTTTCTAACACACTTTCACTGATTCTACTATGTCaccctaattttttcaatatgagccacatgttgtaaataaattttttaattctactatgacatCCTAACTTTTAAAATTGAACCCCGTTTGTGGTAACTAATCTCATTAACTCTACCAGACACCTTATTTTTTgcaatttaggtttgcattgtGACGACAGCAGCGGCTTCAGGTGAGGGAAAttaaataagttttatttttgagaaaaggcAAAAATGGCGCAGATTCAGGTGCAGAGTGCGGGAGTGACAACTGGGCCAAATAGAGTGGCGGCTCCGGCTAGTGGTGCTACTGTGGCAGCGGCAGCGGCTCCCATTGGTGGAGGGAATCAGTTTTTGTCAACCTCGCTTTATGTGGGTGACCTGGACGTCAACGTGGCGGACTCCCAATTGTACGATCTGTTCAACCAGGTGGGACAAGTGGTTTCGGTTAAGGTCTGTAGGGACCTCAGCATTCGCCGCTCACTCTGCTATGGCTACGTCAGCTATAGCAATCCTCAGGATGCCACAAGGGCAATGGATGTGTTAAACTTAGCTCCTATCAATGGCAAGTCGATCAGGATCATGTACTCTCATCGAGACCCTAGCATCCGTAAGAGTGGGACTGCAAATATCTTAATCAAGAATCTGGACAAGTCAATTGACAACAAAGCTTTGCATGATACATTTTCAACCTTTGGCAACATTCTTTCATGCAAGATAGCTACTGACGGCAATGGCCAATCTAAGGGTTATGGTTTTGTTCAATTTGATAATGAAGAATCTGCTCAGACTGCAGCAGCAGATGCTACCAAGGGGATGGATGTTTAGGTATCCACCTGGCCGCAGTGTTCCTGATGTACGAATGCCTGGTGTAGCAGGAGGCATTCTTTCTCCATATGACATGGGTGGGACGCTTCCCCAAGAAGGTACCATTGGTCAGCCAATGCCAACTACTACTCTGGCATCTGCGCTTGCAAATGCATCCCCAGAATAGCAACGCACGATGTTGGGTGAAAATCTGCCACAGTTGATGTTAAAGTGTGCAGAACAGCTGAGCTGAAGTGATATATTGCTCTCATCTCTGCTTCTTTTCCTGTGGTAAGTATCAAAATTATGTCTTCAAACCGTGAATGGCTGCTTCTAaagtttttatttgttaatggTTACTTTTGATGAACTGGCTATTGTCTCTGCTTTTGGTGCAGGTTGCTGGACTGACTATTGTCTTTGCTATATGTTTTAATTCATACGGTCTCATTGCACTATTTCCAAGTATACTTGTAGGTTCTATACTAGTTTCTTGAATGATTTCTTTGGTTTTTGTTTTGATTCATTGACGTGTCTCTAAGAACCAACATTGCCTTTGTTGCAGCTGCTTTACACTAGACTCGAGACAATTAGGGGCATTTATACCTCTGTTCTTCTGATTTTTCATTACTTGTTAGGTAACTTTTTTTAAACTATACTTTAATATATTGTTTTTCATTATTAAATGTGAGCTTTTTCTAGATGGCTTCTGCTTTTTCCCTTGTTGATTATGAAAAAGTCAATTAGTTACTGTTAACAAACACATAATCTAATTAGAAACTTGTTCCAATTCTGATCTTCATTTCCGACCAATAGATAAATTCTACCCATCAACTGCACATTAATGCTTTTGCATTGTATGCAGAAAGTGACTTTCTTTTTAATAGTTCTTAGCTTCTTGCCTTTGTCCAGTGGATTGGAAATTGAAATTTCAGGTTATTCATCCAGCATTTCCTTCAATATCAAGTTAATGTTGCTCCAGCAACTGCCCCTCCGGAAAATGTGCAATTAGCTATGGCAATTGATGCCTTCCTACAGTCTGCTATGCATCCACATCTGGGTCCTCACCTAGTATCTGGAGCAGATGTATCCACAAGTAGGACTAATTCTGAATGCATCATGGCTAATTGCAGAAGCTTCATTTCTGGGACAGCTCCTCTGCAGaaggaagaaaagcttggaCATAAACACCAAGAAACCAGTGCTAATGGAGTTGTGATTCATCACAGGCAGATATAGAGTGACTCCTTTGGTGTCCAATCAACGGTACAGAACTCTGTGCCAGCCTCTATTCCATCAGCTCCACCTGTTGCAGATTCAGCTGTAGATGATGGCCCAATTCATTATCCATCAATTGACACTAGTCCTCTTGATTTCTCTTCACCTCCTGTGGAGAGGGTAGATGCTAAACTAGAGGAAAGAACAGATATAGGTGCTTCTTCCTCTTGCGTGATATGCTTGGATGCGCCTATTGAAGGAGCATGTATACCTTGTGGACATATGACTGGCTGCATGTCTTGTCTAAGtgaaattaaagcaaaaaaatGGGGTTGCCCTGTTTGTCGTGCGAAGATAGATCAAGTTGTACGCCTATATGCTGTTTAACTGTTCAAGTGGGATATGTTCATGCTGTAAATGGCGAGTTCTATCTCAAAGCATAACTTCTGATTTAATTTTCGTTCATCCGAGTATCAGTTATATGTTTGTTCAGTGCTTTCATGCTGTCTAGATAATTAACGGGCTCTCTTGAAAGCCTTTTCTTATTTGTCAATAAAATTGTCAGTAGCGCAATTTTCTTTGGTGGCTTCGTTGTATTGGATGTAACTGTTTATGAAGTTACAAAGAATTTTTAGACCCTTTTTAAGTACTAAGATATGGAGTAGACAATATCAAAATGTGTAATCACCTTCTCAAAGCATGGAACTACACTAGTATGGCCAGAAATTGATAATTTGGTGCTACTAACTGAATTACTGTAGTTTTTGGAATTTGCTACCAGCCCTTTCAGCTTGCAAGAAATAGATttatgttgatcttgatccctatcttttgatgtttacaaaacaaatggatgatactaatatttcttcaagatatactttcagttttgaaattgtttgattccatgaacaagtgcaattgaaaggggactaagtatgctgaagctgtcggacgctcaaatagtcaggatcggacgtccgaaaggatgaagaacatcaagaaggaaactctgtcggacgctcgtaaggaagcatcggacgtcctgaaggatcggacgcatgcttcggacgcacatcaatctcatcgga
This window contains:
- the LOC140016756 gene encoding polyadenylate-binding protein 2-like — its product is MAQIQVQSAGVTTGPNRVAAPASGATVAAAAAPIGGGNQFLSTSLYVGDLDVNVADSQLYDLFNQVGQVVSVKVCRDLSIRRSLCYGYVSYSNPQDATRAMDVLNLAPINGKSIRIMYSHRDPSIRKSGTANILIKNLDKSIDNKALHDTFSTFGNILSCKIATDGNGQSKGYGFVQFDNEESAQTAAADATKGMDV
- the LOC113693299 gene encoding putative E3 ubiquitin-protein ligase XBAT35, with the protein product MPGVAGGILSPYDMGGTLPQEGTIGQPMPTTTLVAGLTIVFAICFNSYGLIALFPINVAPATAPPENVQLAMAIDAFLQSAMHPHLGPHLVSGADVSTSRTNSECIMANCRSFISGTAPLQKEEKLGHKHQETSANGVNSVPASIPSAPPVADSAVDDGPIHYPSIDTSPLDFSSPPVERVDAKLEERTDIGASSSCVICLDAPIEGACIPCGHMTGCMSCLSEIKAKKWGCPVCRAKIDQVVRLYAV